The following are encoded together in the Heterodontus francisci isolate sHetFra1 chromosome 41, sHetFra1.hap1, whole genome shotgun sequence genome:
- the LOC137353609 gene encoding platelet-derived growth factor subunit B-like, which produces MHLGIALLILWYLWPAAEGDWTPSEHSRFQSHLQHQSLDADGEDSENFSMAVTGGGHWRALRVTRSPEPVVEDAKPAECKVRPAVIEITRSMVDPTTANFFVWPSCVEVQQCSGCCNTRNYKCQATKIQERHVQVIKRVYRRRRLVTRKAVVVLIDHVECKCMTAAQYADSREKEGPLVTAAPTVIRTRKYSSSKRKSQKFKYIGGGKRLSKT; this is translated from the exons ATGCATCTGGGGATCGCGCTCCTTATACTGTGGTACCTGTGGCCGGCCGCTGAG GGTGACTGGACCCCTTCTGAACACAGCAGATTCCAGAGCCACCTCCAGCATCAATCCCTAG atgcagatggtgaggatTCTGAGAATTTTTCCATGGCTGTAACTGGAGGAGGTCACTGGCGAGCTCTCCGTGTGACCCGCAGCCCAG AGCCAGTGGTGGAAGATGCTAAACCAGCGGAGTGTAAGGTGAGGCCTGCAGTAATTGAAATAACACGAAGTATGGTGGACCCCACCACCGCCAACTTTTTTGTGTGGCCATCCTGTGTGGAAGTTCAGCAATGTTCAGGTTGCTGCAACACCAGAaactacaagtgccaggcaacgaagaTACAAGAACGGCACGTGCAG GTCATAAAGAGGGTGTATCGTCGCAGACGGCTTGTAACCAGGAAAGCAGTGGTGGTGCTGATTGACCATGTGGAGTGCAAATGTATGACTGCAGCTCAATACGCAGACTCCCGGGAGAAAGAGG GGCCCTTGGTGACTGCAGCTCCCACTGTAATCCGGACTCGCAAGTACAGCAGCAGCAAACGGAAATCTCAGAAATTCAAGTACATCGGTGGAGGGAAGAGACTGTCCAAAACATAG